The sequence below is a genomic window from Gossypium hirsutum isolate 1008001.06 chromosome A11, Gossypium_hirsutum_v2.1, whole genome shotgun sequence.
atcaatttgattaccctcaacttttaaaaagaaatgaatttaatcatcaaccTTTCAAAAAAAGTTGAAGTgcttattttttaacaaaaatactaattaaaatattaaattttaaaaaatgacaaTTTCCATGGTAATATGTGTGTATCTTATagtaattttatgatttttttatattttttaatttgaataattttataaattttaaattatttcttgacatgacatataaaataaatagtgctATTTCATAATAAAGTATACATTAATTAGCATACGATTGTCacataaatatcattaaaaactaatattttaattatcattttcgtCGAAAAATGTGAGctaactctttttaaaaaaatttattaatcaaatttaaccaaaaaaaaactaaatgttGAGAATTAAATTTGTCAATATACctattaacaaaaataattaaacatcgTAATCAATGATATTAGTTTAATAACTTTTCTTGTAGATTTTGAGAGAAACCAAGGGATTAGGGATGTGTTGAaaatttaatctataattagataaatattttgAAAGTAATCTATAAATAATTAAGATAAGCGACAAAATAATAGAAACCGGGGTTGAAGAAATTTGTTATGGTTTTAGGGTGAACCAAATTTTATTTGTAGGAGGGGTCCGATAAGTTGTTGTCGTCCAGTAGGCTCGTGGGAATTAAGacggtggaggaggaggaaagcGATCTTAGAAATGTACCAAACCTTCGTCTTGATAAAGACCACTACCTACCGCTTAATCATTAATTAATACTGTGAGAGCATGATATTAGACATAGCGGTAACACCCTCTAGCTAGGCACAGACGGTGACCCCAAATGAATTCCAACAACTACAAACAAAACATCAATTGCCTATGTAACTGCCCACTTCTTAATCATGACAACAAATGCTTTCTGggcataatttttatactttgcAATTTAACTTTTCTACTTGCCTTTGTTGCAGCAATGGGTTCTAGATATTGTATAAGGAAATTATGTCGGGGTGAGAACAAAGGAATCATTTaccattaaattatttgttgaaaaGCCCTAACAAAACAAGCTTTTGGACATGATGAATGCATGTATTTTATTGGTTTATTAGGGGAGGAGCTGAAACATCTTTTTAAAGATTACTAGtacaagaagaaaaagatgagacCATCACGTCATTAACCAAACCGAATAGTCCAATCATGATCTAGTAGAGGATGAAGATAGAGTGAAGCAAGCATATCCTATAAATTTACCTAGCCATATATTCTCATTAACTTTCCCATCTGTCTAGTTGGTGAAATTGCTCCTTCACCCCATCTAATCACCATTTCCCTGAAATCCCGCACACTAATAGTAGAAAACCTTGTAATTTTCCACTAAGGAAATGGGATAGTCTTTGAATATACTACGAATAAGGTAATCCAAAAATGGGATAGCTTTAGGCTAATCAAAACCTGAGAACatggtttcttttctttttctatcttctGCAATGAACTAAAAGCAGTAGTGCAACAGATCAGTTAATGCATGTAAGATTTTATCAACATACTTGGGTCCTAAATTATGCACTGTTTTTCATTTCTCAAATCCTTAGCTGGTTAACCCCACGTAGAGTCTACAGACTATCGCAGTTAGCCTTCTTAATTGCCCATGTGACTTgccccttttttattttgtttgttttccaTTGTCATAAATTATTGCTGTTTACTTACTGTTAATGTCGTAATTTATCCATCTTTTGCCAGCGAAATCAGTGTCGTTATactatttgtaaaattaccgattCACGATAAGAAAGAGACACAGATTTGGACCATTTGCTTATATCAGAGAGATTAGGTTAATTTCTATTAGTGATGTCTTATGTACATTACAAGAACCAAAATAAATATATGGCCTTTTTTGGATCCAagcttaaaaaaaatagatatccTCCCTTTCAGGCTCAACCAGATATGTTAGTTAAATAATAGCTTTCAATGGAGTCGTCTTGCTCCGGCTACAGCAGTTGCATGTTTAGAACCATCTAAACAGGAATCCCAGGACATCCATTGCACCAATATTGCATATTTTAAGCATTACAAAGCTGAGTCTATCTCATTAACTAAATGTCCTGTTCAGCTAAAAAAGGTTGACATATCAGCGGAGTAATCCAAATtccaatttgattaaataagtaaaccAACCATCTAATTTCAGTTTATATACCCGCATCATTTACCATTACATATTAACTATAAATACAAGTATATTACTTTATGCAAGGTCACTATGCATCATCATTGCATCACAATTTGACACATCTTtaatgaatcaaataaaaaaaaatgaaagattttCTAATAAATACTTAAAATCTTCATTTTCAAAAATCTTGAAAACAAACTATATCTaataaagatttaaaaaaattgagctaATGTGGAAGCAACGAAAGAGTTGAAAGGGTAATTTGCCCACAACTATTGCAACATATTGCCCCAAGTTTAGTGGTGGTGGAAAGCGTTGAAAAGTTTTTCACTTCCTGTTGAAGTTCTTAGACATgagaaatagatgaaaaatttCCATATGTTCCTTACAATCAGTgcagttttttctttctttcaagtaTAGAGGCGGTCTCTTCTCATTATATTCAATCTCGGCCAGTGACGTACCacatcccaaaaaaaaaaaaattgtattaggTATAATTTTTTCCTCAAGATTTTttacaacattaaataaataaataaaagttgtactttttattgttgttgttaagagaagaaaataagaaaaaataattgggtttaaataattttttaaatatttattagaaagtatttcaatttcttgttatTAATGATGTGTCGAATTGTGATTTATTGATGGTACATAAGACTCATGGGCATTAAATATAATcccatataattataattataattataattataattataaggaCGAGTGattacaaaataaaattcaaCTAATACAAAGCAAAACAGTTAAAGAATAGGACAAAATCCATCCGTGACATTAACGAATGTTAAAACTAAAGACTCTCACATAAATTTAACCTTAATACAACTTAAACCTTAAATGATACCTCACTaacatgtcattttgcatttaattTGTTGTTGAACTATGAGTTTATGATTCctgataaaatatattaattatagtaCGGAAGTTGCTTAATTTATTGGCTTATTAATATACCGGATGTATTAAGATAAGAAGTTTTGATAACATAAAAGTTGAAGGTGACATTTACACCATGAAAGATGTGGAAATTTGAAGGTTTAGGAAAAAAAAGCAATAAAGTTTTAGCATAATAAAGACGGCGTATGGCCTCTTTATCAAGGTGGAGTTTTGAACTTAATACGATATAGTGTTCAGCATTTAATGAAAGATTCATttgtataaataattttatttttcaccttagaatattattatatgaatCCAAAACCAAAAGCATCAGCTGAGCCTGAGCATGGAACAAAATGGCGTCTTAACGAGTGTTTCCTTGGCCCAGGCTTGTGGGTTTATTAAAATGTCCAAATTCCTGGTCTGATccattaagaaataaaatataatacccAACAACCTATGAAGAAGTTGAACAAGGGCCCATCGTAACCTCAGGTTAATATCAATTTAGGTTTTAGGGTATGCTCTTACGCACATTCCCAAAGGTTACTATTTggtgaattttaaatttatgcaTGTGTAAAATAATTAGTAgaacagaaaaaagaaaactcaaaattaaaattgaatatagAGTTTCTGGTTTACCCCTCTTCTTATCCTTCATCTGAGTGCCAATATCTAATCTTATGATTTAACTGCAGTTTAATGATAGAAGAAATGTGCTGTAAGTGGCTGTGTTTATATAAAATAGGatcacattttaacaatttacctGATATAGTTTAATCTTTCAGTCGAAAGGAAATTAATTGAAGGTGTAAAGACAAATTTGAGTACATAGGTACAATCCCAGAAGAAATTAGCCTTGTATCATCCAAGATATTAACATTAATCATAGCAAGTTTATACTCTCTGTTCTAGTTTCAGAGAGGACATGGGAATCTAATCTGATATAATCAGCATATAACAAGTACtggaattgaagattgaatctcATGCAGGACGAAACAATTGCACAAACCAATAAGGAGAAGCAGGAAACTGATGAAGTGATTTGAATATATCGTTTTTTTTTTAGCATTGGAAGTGGTATAAGCTCCTCCTTTACCGTTCCCCACTCTCCCAGTCTCAAATGCAAACACATCTGCACATGATTTGTAAGCAACAAGTGAACTCCAGTTCTGTGTCCTAATCCAAAGTGGTACATACCAGGGATGCCGAATTTTGGGTTTTAGAATCTAGACGACCGCAAAATCTACTTCTCTTCATCTAAATTTCAATGATACATAGACATGCTTTCCCCCATGTCTCCCAGTGTAAAGAAGGAAAGATTATTTGCATACATTTTCCTCTATatagttttgtttttgtttggttATTTCAAGACCAAAAATCCCACCATTGGTAACCACAAGGGGACTGATCAAAAAGACCATCAGAGTCTAAACTACGCCAATCTTCTGGAGAGGATAAAGAACCGTCAGCTGGATCCACCATGCTCATAAGGTTGGGCTCTTCTTCCAGTCCGAAGTAATCCGTCCTTATGGCACTATCATCATCCGATAAAGCTCCTAGAGCATGTTCCGATCTTCCCATTGATAAACTAAGCTGCCCTTCTGAATCAGACTTCACAGTCGTCTCTCCCTTATCTGAGGCTCCCTCACTGCACCTCATACCGTTAACTTGTCCGCAACACTGCTCTTCCTCTTTCGGCTTCTTAATCAAATCGTTCAGCTTCTGCAACTGTTAATTAAgagttcagaaaaaaaaatctgTTAGAGCCCTgataaagtttcatttttttttaaaaaattacgcAAACAAGTAGATTAAGATAAGATAGTAGTAATAAAGTACCTGAGTGAGTAAGGCCTGCTTTTCTCTCTTTAAACTTTCGTACTTGGAAGCTAGAAGATCGTAATTGGCTTGTAGGATGGTGTAATCTCGTTCAAGCTGCTTGGATTTCCACCTGGCTCTCTTGTTCTGAAACCATATGGCAACCTGTCGTGGCTGCAAACCCAACTCTTTAGCCACCTGCAACTTCTTTCGAGGTTCAAGCCTGGTTTCCGATTCAAACATCAATTCCAGAGATTTGATTTGTTCATCGCTGAACCTCCTCTTgttcttgtttttcttctttttagttGGTGTAACTTGAGCCACGCTGGAAAAAGGCTCACCCATCTCCTCTCTATATTCTTCCCCATCTAACATCTTTGCCCTGAATTTTGCTTCCTAATAAATTTTTAAGTGCCGCGAATGTTGGTCCGGCAAGCCAGTAGGTAGCAGTACGAATCGAAGAAACAGGGAATGTTTTTAGACGTTTGTACTTGTGAGTATGCTGGTATTTATATACAACCGTAAGTATCCGTCTGCTTGGGTTTGGGTGTCATAGGATGTCTAAATTCTGCTAATTCCTACTTTATATCCAAACTCTATGGGATCTCTGATAACGTACAGTGCTTTTCCTCTTTTGcctttataaaaattttcatttctattcCTATCTTTTGTGCTAGATT
It includes:
- the LOC107941859 gene encoding homeobox-leucine zipper protein ATHB-12 gives rise to the protein MLDGEEYREEMGEPFSSVAQVTPTKKKKNKNKRRFSDEQIKSLELMFESETRLEPRKKLQVAKELGLQPRQVAIWFQNKRARWKSKQLERDYTILQANYDLLASKYESLKREKQALLTQLQKLNDLIKKPKEEEQCCGQVNGMRCSEGASDKGETTVKSDSEGQLSLSMGRSEHALGALSDDDSAIRTDYFGLEEEPNLMSMVDPADGSLSSPEDWRSLDSDGLFDQSPCGYQWWDFWS